One window from the genome of Rufibacter tibetensis encodes:
- a CDS encoding L,D-transpeptidase family protein encodes MLFLLTFVLVSSCAKSGDKQQKKVALAAAKEFPQQTDSVYVVTFTKQDPDFKEHLGLMKLFYRERQYRFAWFKDGELVPQAFKFMEVLNKAHEEGLNPQDYDRKDLKKMIQTLEQSTNDSVRHKLQEELDVTLTASYFNYASDFYRGTVNPRNLDNIEWEVKKNKIKLHKALQTILRERESRYPYYEFEALHPDYKRLREALKQYRLAKQQGGWPKIELATKMLKPGDSAQAVLTLRHRIMGKPAPNVPQSMVYDPALAAGVKNFQIRHGLKPDGVVGGETLRVMNVPIEQRIDQIIINMERWRWVPKRFEDKYVLINIPEYMLHVYEKGKEVLNMKVVVGKEMHATPVFSDKLEYIVFYPYWNVTPQILEEEIAPAQANNPNYLASNDMELVKDIGNNKVEVVSPSSVDWYSVDKNFKYRVRQRPGSKNPLGYVKFIFPNEHNVYLHDTPSDHLFNQTERGFSHGCIRIEKPFEFAQYLLKDQKQWTPSTINAAMHGGQEKYVNLTAKVPVYIVYFTSWVDDKGAVHFRDDIYNHDRDLEMAYFR; translated from the coding sequence ATGCTTTTCTTGTTAACCTTCGTGCTGGTCTCGTCCTGCGCCAAGTCTGGTGACAAGCAGCAAAAGAAGGTAGCGCTGGCAGCTGCCAAAGAATTTCCGCAACAAACCGACAGTGTGTACGTGGTCACCTTCACTAAACAGGACCCGGATTTCAAAGAACACTTGGGCCTAATGAAGTTATTTTACCGGGAGCGGCAGTACCGTTTTGCCTGGTTTAAAGACGGGGAGTTAGTACCACAGGCTTTCAAATTCATGGAAGTCTTGAACAAAGCACATGAAGAAGGGTTAAACCCGCAGGATTATGACAGAAAGGATTTGAAGAAGATGATTCAAACACTGGAACAATCTACCAATGACTCTGTGCGCCACAAACTGCAGGAAGAACTAGACGTTACGCTAACGGCTTCTTATTTCAACTATGCCAGTGATTTTTACCGTGGCACGGTAAACCCCCGCAACTTGGATAACATTGAATGGGAGGTAAAGAAAAACAAGATAAAGCTGCACAAGGCGCTGCAAACCATTTTGAGGGAACGGGAAAGTCGTTACCCATACTATGAGTTTGAAGCCCTTCATCCAGATTATAAACGTCTGCGCGAAGCCTTGAAGCAGTACCGTTTAGCCAAACAGCAGGGAGGGTGGCCTAAAATTGAGCTCGCCACTAAGATGTTGAAACCCGGTGACTCAGCGCAAGCCGTCTTAACGCTTCGCCACCGCATCATGGGTAAACCAGCTCCTAATGTTCCCCAAAGCATGGTGTATGATCCAGCCTTGGCTGCAGGGGTAAAGAATTTCCAGATACGGCATGGCCTGAAACCAGACGGTGTTGTTGGGGGAGAGACCCTGCGCGTGATGAATGTGCCGATTGAACAACGGATTGACCAGATCATCATCAACATGGAACGGTGGCGGTGGGTACCTAAACGTTTTGAAGATAAATACGTGCTCATCAATATTCCTGAATACATGCTGCATGTATATGAGAAAGGGAAAGAAGTCTTGAATATGAAGGTTGTAGTGGGTAAGGAAATGCACGCCACTCCTGTGTTCAGTGACAAACTGGAGTACATTGTTTTCTATCCTTACTGGAACGTAACACCTCAGATTCTGGAAGAGGAGATTGCGCCAGCGCAGGCCAACAACCCTAATTACCTTGCTTCTAATGACATGGAATTGGTGAAAGACATAGGAAACAATAAAGTAGAGGTAGTGTCACCTTCTTCCGTAGACTGGTACTCAGTAGACAAAAACTTTAAATACAGAGTGCGTCAGCGCCCGGGTAGCAAAAACCCTCTTGGCTATGTGAAGTTCATCTTCCCCAATGAGCACAATGTGTACCTGCATGATACTCCGTCAGACCATTTGTTTAACCAGACTGAACGTGGGTTTAGCCACGGCTGTATCAGAATTGAAAAGCCATTTGAATTTGCGCAGTACCTCCTTAAGGACCAGAAACAATGGACTCCTTCTACAATCAATGCAGCTATGCACGGTGGGCAAGAAAAGTACGTGAATCTTACCGCTAAAGTGCCTGTGTACATTGTCTACTTCACTTCATGGGTGGATGATAAAGGTGCTGTCCATTTCAGGGATGACATCTACAATCATGACCGTGACTTAGAGATGGCCTACTTCAGGTAA